A portion of the Phacochoerus africanus isolate WHEZ1 chromosome 5, ROS_Pafr_v1, whole genome shotgun sequence genome contains these proteins:
- the LOC125127837 gene encoding cytochrome c oxidase assembly factor 5 codes for MPRYYEDKPEGGACAGVKEDLGACLLQSDCVLQEGKSPRQCLKEGSCKALQYSFFECKRSMLDARSRFRGRKGY; via the exons ATGCCTCGGTATTACGAGGACAAGCCGGAGGGCGGCGCGTGCGCGGGCGTGAAGGAGGACCTGGGCGCGTGTCTGCTGCAGTCGGACTGCGTGCTCCAG GAAGGAAAATCCCCTCGACAGTGTCTGAAGGAAGGAAGCTGCAAAGCTTTGCAATACTCATTTTTTGAGTGTAAAAGATCAATG ttAGATGCCAGATCAAGattcagaggaagaaaaggataTTGA